GGCTGGCGATCTCGGCCTCCGGGTGTATCGCCTCAGCGAAAGCGCCTTCCTCGACTCTGCTCCTGACGACGGCGAACTCACGTTGAACTCCTCGACTCTTCGCGCTGGTGTTGACGACCTGTACGCCGTCGCAGCGGAGGTGCTCCTGAAGGAAGGCGTCCCTCTCGACTCCGAATGGGTGGAGCACGAGTTCGGCACGGTCTCAGTGCAGGTGTCAGGCAGGGTGGCTGTCGTCGCCGGCGAGGGTCTCGACGTTCCCACGGCCGAGCAGGTCTTCGATCTGGACCCGAAGCCGCACGTCGTGGTCTTCCTTGAGGATGATCTCGCTGGCCAGGACGCGCTCAAGGCCAACCTCGTGGCGAACGCCAAGTCGCGCGGCATCACGGTGAAGACAGTCTGATGCCAGTTGAGATCAAGTTCGACGGCGGCCAGCAGTACCAGTTGGATGCGATTGAGGCCGTTCTCGAAGTCTTCAACGGCAACGAGGAGCAGGGCCGCTCGGAGGTAGCAGATCTCGTCCTCGATGACGGGACACTTGACTCGCTGGATCGAGTGGTCATCGGGAACCAGCTCGTACTGTCGTCCGAGCAGTTGCGCAGAAACCTCCGAGCTGTTCAAGACAAGCCGGTACCCACTGAGGACGGCGGCGAGGTTCCCGCGATTCCCGAGGAGTTGCGCCAGAACTGGCCCGATGGTGAAACCGTGCCGGACCTCAGCATCGAGATGGAGACCGGCACCGGCAAGACCTATGTGTACATCCGAACCTGCCTCGAGATGCACAAGAGGTACGGCTTCTCGAAGTTCGTCATCGTGGTGCCCGGCAAGGCCATCCGAGAGGGTGTGAAGTCCAGCCTCGCGATGCTCAAGCCCCACTTCAAGGAGCTCTACCCGGATTCGCAGTACGAGTTCATGGTGTGGGACTCAGCCAAGCGGCAGATGGCGAGCGACTTCGTCCGTGACGCCAGCTTGAAAATCATGGTCATCAACCTTGAGGCGTTCCGCGCGGAGGGCAACATTTTCCGTCGCAAGGACCCCGAGTTCAACGGTGGATACGCACCACACGAACTGATCGGTGCCGCGCGCCCAATGGTCATCCTGGACGAGCCGCAGAACATGGAGTCCGCAGGCAGCAAGGAAGCCATTGAGCAACTCAACCCGTTGGCTCGGCTTCGGTACTCCGCCACCCACAAGGACCTGAAGCACCTCGTGTATCGCCTGACTCCCGTGGACGCCTACGACCTGCGACTGGTCAAGCGTATCGGGGTCCTTTCAGTCACCAAGGACGAAGACCTCAACGGTGCCTACGTAGAGGTCTCGAAGATCACTGCCACACCCGGCGGCGTCACGGCGACCGCCAAGATCTTCAAGACCAACGCGGGTAAGACGAAGCTCACCCGGATCACCTTGCGCAAGGACATTGACCTGTTTGAGGAGAGCGGGCAGCGCGGTGCCTATCAGGGTTGGTCCGTCGAGGACATCCATGCCGGCCAGGACGGCGAGCGCGGCTACGTCGAGTTCGGGAACGGCACCCATGTCCACGAGGGCGTCGGCACGACTTCCGAGGAGGAGCAGCATCAGCGGCTGATGCTCCGGCAGGCCATAGAGAGCCATTTCGAGAAGGAGCTCCAGCTCAAACTCCAGTTGCGGCGCGGCCTCATTACTTCCGCCGTTAAGCCGCTCACTCTGTTCTTTATCGACTCGGTTGCGAACTACCACCCCGCCGACGGGAAGCTCCGTCAGTGGTTCGAGCAGGAGTACGCGATCGTGCGCTCCGACGCACGCTTCCGTTCGCTCGACATGCCCAATGTCGACGTCGTCCACGACGGCTACTTCGCCGCCTCCAACAAGGGCGTGCCCAAGGACGTGACCACCCGGGGGTTGGAAAGCACAGAGATGGAGTCAGCCCTCAAGCGCATCATGCAGAACAAGGAGAAGCTGCTCAGCTTCGAGGAGCCGCTTCGGTTCATCTTCAGCTACGCGGCACTCGCCGAGGGCTGGGACAACCCCAACGTCTTCACCGTCTGCAACCTCCAGCACGGCCGCTCAGAGATGCGCAAGCGCCAGCAGATCGGCCGAGGTTTACGGCTACCGGTGATGGTCGACGGCGAGCGTTGCCGCAACGACGACGTC
The genomic region above belongs to Nocardioides coralli and contains:
- a CDS encoding DEAD/DEAH box helicase family protein — its product is MPVEIKFDGGQQYQLDAIEAVLEVFNGNEEQGRSEVADLVLDDGTLDSLDRVVIGNQLVLSSEQLRRNLRAVQDKPVPTEDGGEVPAIPEELRQNWPDGETVPDLSIEMETGTGKTYVYIRTCLEMHKRYGFSKFVIVVPGKAIREGVKSSLAMLKPHFKELYPDSQYEFMVWDSAKRQMASDFVRDASLKIMVINLEAFRAEGNIFRRKDPEFNGGYAPHELIGAARPMVILDEPQNMESAGSKEAIEQLNPLARLRYSATHKDLKHLVYRLTPVDAYDLRLVKRIGVLSVTKDEDLNGAYVEVSKITATPGGVTATAKIFKTNAGKTKLTRITLRKDIDLFEESGQRGAYQGWSVEDIHAGQDGERGYVEFGNGTHVHEGVGTTSEEEQHQRLMLRQAIESHFEKELQLKLQLRRGLITSAVKPLTLFFIDSVANYHPADGKLRQWFEQEYAIVRSDARFRSLDMPNVDVVHDGYFAASNKGVPKDVTTRGLESTEMESALKRIMQNKEKLLSFEEPLRFIFSYAALAEGWDNPNVFTVCNLQHGRSEMRKRQQIGRGLRLPVMVDGERCRNDDVNVVTVIAHEDFSKFAGDLQREIEDETGIKFAGRIVDLKKDKIKLQLKEKVLLDPQFIELWDKISKKTTYELAFSTDDVVADAVRRINAMPAIEPIKFRLTKHVADINTEGITSGDTQDRGTVAVNGVRKLPDVVGELTRRVPLTRATIVRILSEIDTLGQVKLNPSVFMDQVERAMKEALYAQEAEGIVYKPTGESWRAELFKEWHQAETIAPAAMVVDVTKSITDKIVCDSGIEKTFAQFLEDRPDVPLFIKLPHWFKVDTPLHGYNPDWAFVREHPEGKYLYLVRETKGTDKLEELQWESEGWKIKFGTAHFEKLKVDYFWGNDPSVLIEVSPDFATHGDA